The genomic interval TCTGGCAGGAGCGACAGAAACGATAGATCCGTACTTTGTCCACCCGGCGATTGACCGTTCCTTTCAGGTCCATAACCAGCTCATCGAATTTTTTTTGAGAGAGGACGCATTCAAAAATGCTTCGCTGGACACGAACCCCATACTTCTCCATCACGGCTGCTGTACGTTTCAGTCGCCGGTCATCGGAAATGTCATAGGCCACAACGATAAACATGGACATAATACCAATTTGGGGTCAGGGCATCGGGGTCAGGGGTCAGGGAAATTCAATTTTTTCAATGATTTAGCTATTTGCTAATGCGACATCATCATTCCAAAATGGTATAGCCTGATCTCGTCTAATGCCACTCTTGAAATGGCGTATACTTTTGATTCTGAAGAACAGCTCGCTGCAAAGCCAAAGCTTGTTCGTGCAATGCTTTTCGAAAGCAAGTGTGCTGGCCATTTGATGGATTTGTAAATTCCGTCGTCATCAAACGCTCATATTCGCCCAGAAACCGTTTCCGGCCTGGAGAATCGAGCAGTACCCCGCCTTCCTCAGATTTCACAAAATCTTTCGGAGATAAAACCCCAAGGTTAAAGACATTGGTTGTCAGGCGATCAATGGTCATGGCGCGAAATTCTTCGATCAAATCCAGCGCCAGTGAACACCGACCGTAGTCAACTCCGTGAAAAAAGCCAACATACGGGTCAAACCCAACCGAAGCGGTCGCCGAAATTGCCTCTTGATACAGCAACGTGTATCCAAAGCTGAGAATTGCATTGACAGGATCTTTCGGCGGACGGCGGGTTCGTTTGTCGAACGTCAGTCCATTGCGCAGCATTCCCCCAAAAACTTGAAAATAGACGGCGGCAGCCTGGCCTTCAACACCACGCAAGGCATCCAGACTCCCAGTTCGGCCAGCTTGTCTCAGCATTAATTCCAGAGCGGTGAGCGCCTCGGAAAATTTGGTTTCGGAATGGTTTCGTTGGTACCTGGAAAGGACACGGGCGGAGTTGGCAATTTTGGCCATGACAACCTCCCGAGCCAGGCCAATCGCAAAGTCAGGGCTGCGAAACCGTTCAAACTGTGCCAGCCGAAGCAAAACGTTTTTTGATTCCAGCGGCGCCAGTCGCCCTTTGAGCTTGCCGTGAATGCTTAAAAAAACGGTATCAATTCCATGGTCCAGCAGAAAACTCATCACCTGGGTCGTGAGTTGAGCGTTGCCAACCACGACGACTCGCTCAACTTTGAATTCATGGATGGAAGCCAAAACCGTATCCTGGTATTTGACCACGAGCCGGTTTT from Acidobacteriota bacterium carries:
- the cas1 gene encoding CRISPR-associated endonuclease Cas1 produces the protein MATLYLTEQNTTLHKEQNRLVVKYQDTVLASIHEFKVERVVVVGNAQLTTQVMSFLLDHGIDTVFLSIHGKLKGRLAPLESKNVLLRLAQFERFRSPDFAIGLAREVVMAKIANSARVLSRYQRNHSETKFSEALTALELMLRQAGRTGSLDALRGVEGQAAAVYFQVFGGMLRNGLTFDKRTRRPPKDPVNAILSFGYTLLYQEAISATASVGFDPYVGFFHGVDYGRCSLALDLIEEFRAMTIDRLTTNVFNLGVLSPKDFVKSEEGGVLLDSPGRKRFLGEYERLMTTEFTNPSNGQHTCFRKALHEQALALQRAVLQNQKYTPFQEWH
- the cas2 gene encoding CRISPR-associated endonuclease Cas2 → MSMFIVVAYDISDDRRLKRTAAVMEKYGVRVQRSIFECVLSQKKFDELVMDLKGTVNRRVDKVRIYRFCRSCQKNTGTQGQSWGEPHLDVLII